A genome region from Paenibacillus pabuli includes the following:
- the bshC gene encoding bacillithiol biosynthesis cysteine-adding enzyme BshC gives MKGITEALRSGTQLAEDYICSRDAARGLYEYDIHWESGLHARAEWLDQSENTRVDRQNLVEYLRIYNKRFNDHEAVHHSIARLAEEGTFVVTGGQQSGLLTGPLFVIYKAASVVAAAREAEAKLQRPVVPVFWIAGEDHDWDEVNHTYLPGHNGEMTKVKLHGRFDGRNSVSGVTVETAQWMNVIEQVEHLLPDTVHKPGLMQMLTSIHQSSSNLSEAFARMVSALFGSTGLVLMDAADSGLRELEQPVFERLIRENASLREAYLQGASVVQEAGYPMPAEVAEDGANLFYIHDGSRLLLFLKDGLYTDRKGLVSFTEERLLQELREHPERFSNNVLTRPLMQDSVLPVAAVILGQGEIAYWGLTRTAFRQFGLQMPILLPRLSFTILEDVHHKHMNQYELSFQDVQYHMEEKREKWLAGQETFQVEKEFEQVQHKVAEFYRPLLDQLAQIHAGLDRIGETNLRKINEQIQYLQKQTQKAITDKHEVGLRHWNGIQNSLFPMNKPQERVHNVLFYLNRYGTKWIQELIESGREFRGQHQVIEL, from the coding sequence ATGAAAGGTATTACCGAGGCACTCCGCAGCGGAACACAACTTGCAGAAGATTATATCTGCTCACGTGATGCTGCGCGGGGCCTTTACGAGTATGACATTCACTGGGAATCCGGACTTCATGCGCGTGCCGAGTGGCTGGACCAATCGGAGAACACACGTGTGGATCGTCAGAACCTGGTAGAGTATTTACGTATATATAATAAACGTTTCAATGATCACGAAGCCGTACATCATTCAATCGCACGATTGGCTGAGGAAGGTACGTTTGTGGTTACAGGTGGGCAGCAGAGCGGCTTGTTGACAGGGCCGTTATTTGTCATCTACAAAGCTGCGAGTGTCGTTGCGGCTGCCCGTGAAGCTGAAGCCAAGCTTCAGCGCCCGGTAGTTCCCGTATTTTGGATTGCTGGAGAGGACCATGACTGGGATGAAGTGAACCACACCTATCTGCCTGGTCATAACGGTGAAATGACCAAGGTCAAACTGCATGGTCGATTCGATGGCCGAAATTCGGTGAGCGGGGTCACGGTTGAAACAGCACAGTGGATGAACGTAATCGAGCAGGTGGAGCATCTTCTGCCGGATACTGTACATAAACCAGGATTAATGCAGATGCTCACCTCGATCCATCAGTCCAGCTCGAATCTTAGTGAGGCTTTTGCGAGAATGGTGTCAGCATTGTTTGGCAGTACTGGACTTGTCCTTATGGATGCTGCAGATTCCGGATTGAGAGAACTGGAGCAACCTGTGTTTGAGCGATTGATTCGCGAGAATGCTTCATTGCGAGAAGCTTATTTGCAGGGTGCTTCCGTGGTGCAGGAAGCGGGCTATCCCATGCCGGCAGAAGTTGCTGAAGACGGAGCAAATTTGTTTTACATCCATGATGGTTCACGGTTACTTCTGTTCCTGAAGGATGGTTTGTACACTGATCGAAAAGGGCTAGTGTCTTTTACGGAAGAACGATTGCTTCAGGAGCTGAGGGAACATCCCGAGCGATTCAGTAATAATGTACTCACCCGACCGTTAATGCAGGATTCTGTACTGCCTGTAGCTGCGGTGATACTAGGACAAGGTGAGATTGCGTACTGGGGATTAACCAGAACCGCATTCCGCCAATTTGGTCTGCAGATGCCCATCTTGCTGCCTAGGTTGTCCTTCACCATTCTGGAGGATGTCCATCACAAGCACATGAATCAGTACGAGCTCTCTTTCCAAGATGTGCAATACCACATGGAAGAAAAAAGAGAGAAGTGGCTCGCAGGACAGGAAACATTCCAGGTCGAGAAGGAATTTGAGCAAGTCCAGCACAAAGTTGCTGAGTTTTATCGTCCACTGCTTGATCAACTTGCGCAAATTCACGCTGGGCTTGATCGGATCGGAGAGACGAATTTGAGAAAAATCAACGAACAGATTCAATATCTGCAGAAGCAAACACAGAAGGCGATCACAGATAAACATGAGGTCGGACTCAGACATTGGAACGGCATACAGAACTCCCTCTTTCCTATGAACAAACCACAGGAGCGAGTCCACAATGTGCTCTTCTACTTGAACCGTTACGGAACCAAGTGGATTCAGGAGCTCATCGAGAGCGGACGTGAATTCCGGGGTCAACATCAAGTGATTGAACTGTAA